Genomic window (Candidatus Alcyoniella australis):
GGGAAACAGGTTGTCCCACGCGACCTGGACCCCGACCCGCAGTCCGGCCAGCTGGGCCAGCACAAAGCCGTTGTCCCCGGCGCTGAAGTAGTGCCGCTCCTCCCAGCGCGGAAGCTGGGGCACGTGCAGCTTGCGATACACGCCGCGAACCTCGCCGTGCTCATCGATCAACGCGGTGGAGTTGTAGCAGCGCTCGCCGTCGCGCTCGAAAAACGGAAAGACCACGGCCACGCCGCGCTGCTGCGCGGCCTCGCGGATCGCGCTGATGGCCGGGCCGTCCAGCGGCTGGGCCAGCTCGAATCCGCGCTCATCGATCTGCGCCGGAAACCACGGCAGATGCGCCAGCTCGGGAAAGCAGGCCAGGTTCACGCCCTGGTCCGCGGCCACGTTGATCAGCTCGACGCAGCGTTCGATGTTGGCCTGCGGATCGGGCCCCGGCCCGACCTGGATCGCGGCCACTGTCTTGGATTTGGATGCGTTTTCGTTGATCATCTACTGCAAAGTCCGGGTGATAAATTCCACGAGCCGCGCGAACAGCTCGGGACGGTTTTGTAACAGGCGCGTGCCGTGCCCGCCAGCGGGGTAAAGCAGCAGCTCCGCGTCCACCTGCGCCGACTCCTTGAGTCGCTGCACCGTGCGCGCCGAATACTCGTCGTCCTGCGCCGCGGCCAACAACAAACGGCAATCGCGCAACTCGGTCACGGCCCCCTGGGTGGTCAGGCCGCGATAATCAAGCCCCGGCGAGAGCAGCGCCAGGCCCCGCACCCCGCCGTGTTGCGCAGTGTAAACCAGCGCGGCGTTGGCCCCGATGCTGGCCCCGACGATCATTACGGCGTTGCCCTGGATCATCGGATGCTCGGTCATGAAGCTGCGTGCGGCGCGCACGTCCAGCAGCATGCCCGCGAAATCATCATTCGTGAACCGGCGATAATCCAGCTCGGCCGGATGCTCGCCGATGCGTTGCGTGGACTCGCCGTGGCCGCGCAGATCGATGGCCAAACAGGCGATGCCGCGCGCTCCCAGCTCGCGGGCCAGGGCCTGAAAATCGCTGCGGGAGCGGCCCATCATGTGCAGCAACAGTGCGCCGGGCTGCGCCTGCTCGCCTGATTGATACAGCGTGCCCACCAGCACCACCTGGTCCGAGGTGACGATTTTGACGGTCGAGCCCACGGGCCCATCGCCCTGCGCCGCAAGCGGCGCAGCAATCACCAGCAGCGCGCACAGCGCTGTAATCAGCAGAATGGACCGTTTCATCGCGTCTCCTCAGAGCGGATCGTATCCTATAACGCGTCCTATGGAGCGTCAATTGGCAGCTTCAAGCCGCAGCATGGCACGCGGCAGCTTGGAGCTGCGGCATGGCACGCGAGCGGACCAGGGTCGTCGCTCCACGACCCTCCCCGCGCCCGGCTTTGAGCCGGGGGCAAGGCTCGCGTAGTTCGCTGGTCCTAATGCCACGACCCACCCCGCGGCGGAGGTG
Coding sequences:
- a CDS encoding alpha/beta fold hydrolase, with the protein product MKRSILLITALCALLVIAAPLAAQGDGPVGSTVKIVTSDQVVLVGTLYQSGEQAQPGALLLHMMGRSRSDFQALARELGARGIACLAIDLRGHGESTQRIGEHPAELDYRRFTNDDFAGMLLDVRAARSFMTEHPMIQGNAVMIVGASIGANAALVYTAQHGGVRGLALLSPGLDYRGLTTQGAVTELRDCRLLLAAAQDDEYSARTVQRLKESAQVDAELLLYPAGGHGTRLLQNRPELFARLVEFITRTLQ
- a CDS encoding nitrilase-related carbon-nitrogen hydrolase codes for the protein MINENASKSKTVAAIQVGPGPDPQANIERCVELINVAADQGVNLACFPELAHLPWFPAQIDERGFELAQPLDGPAISAIREAAQQRGVAVVFPFFERDGERCYNSTALIDEHGEVRGVYRKLHVPQLPRWEERHYFSAGDNGFVLAQLAGLRVGVQVAWDNLFPEGCRALALAGAELIVAPTANCGESHDLWLRAISANALFNGVYVLRVNRVGGAPEQHFYGRSFLVDPYGDLAGQEAGEAEGLMLGELHREALVLIRREFPLLRDRRPDQYAAICDNQDQEPPE